Below is a genomic region from Sporohalobacter salinus.
AGGATATCAGTGCTGAGGTAATTGAGGAGGCTCAGGATATAAGTCCTGATGATTATGATGTTCATGATGAATTATCAGAAATGATTAAAAAGAAGAAACGGGATTAACTGAGATAATAGTAAAAATTAATTTGAGGTGAGGATAGTGGCAGAAATTGAATGTCACGTACAAAACTGCGTCCATCAAAAAGATGGATCGTGTACGTTGGATAAAATTGAAGTTTATTGTGATGATAATAGTCCTTA
It encodes:
- a CDS encoding DUF1540 domain-containing protein is translated as MAEIECHVQNCVHQKDGSCTLDKIEVYCDDNSPYATRTEKTKCRSFRRE